A genomic segment from Polyangium mundeleinium encodes:
- a CDS encoding OmpA family protein, producing the protein MRRTRILLRLPGALFLAARFAPALFVAACASAPPPAPLTEADRLLARKDTGDIKIARPELVAEARDLLRRAKAAHNIGDSERAALYAYQAIQLFTTAKNLAERDEAERLLRVVDKAAGESEEERRKAELEARLKNLEEQSKSSPEAARAMRAIDRAHEKQLAALEKGATGGSAGVYFQQGQALLEVALDAFEVKSYAEAANAGQSAAASFVSAIGSVTEKDKEAAAAPGGETPVEPRRAEETNATRAGTANVEAPRAAPPRPRAGGTRAAAPSIEELADRTLVSLELRRAEALGEQKDQRCPGPFREMDAMLVLAQKRFQVADYEHAYEYALRADERLRACDKLGLVAAAMPAAATQAGQKRAEDAEETARKKAVVAIQKAQVESARAQVANPNDPGVLQGNLLLSNADAWLGRRSYEEAEDFANRALAVLSKVKAPEPAKVAAKPAAPAASAASKPAPAPPSATQPTQPQPPQPTQPQAPVYVVQSPPPVPPAPPGTTVRIVDERSAAREEQFLAARLQQMEQALAQMQQQKQGPVDASWRPAYERVFRALSLRDRARLRSPDAKKRLDEADALLAQSRAAWQAKRHADAMRLADDASALLEPLAEVTADRGSPEELEERTRKADALIREASVGQQVCEKEACGDRDLAGHASAKELLASARQAYVDRRFGYAIELAGKAKEQFSAALQKPRKDASDPKIAAEKLEALREAADSSLREANITKKICETRNCRAIDGEAWIRATEYMVSAQAAYVDKRYEVVKDLADKADKIFKDTIAKQPEFLLPAGVTRVARFGSQLRLNPPVKFSKGTTLTPASEVSLDELAKVLIENKAVYKRVSLIGFTDGWGAAATNKKLSADRAAAVRDALIQRGVSAELLSSEGRGAESPIANNNTPQGREDNRRIEIHMELVEGIK; encoded by the coding sequence ATGAGACGAACACGCATTCTTTTGCGGCTCCCGGGTGCCCTCTTCCTCGCGGCGCGCTTCGCGCCTGCGCTTTTCGTCGCGGCGTGCGCGTCGGCGCCGCCTCCGGCCCCGCTCACCGAGGCGGACCGGCTGCTCGCGCGCAAGGACACCGGGGATATCAAGATCGCCCGGCCCGAGCTCGTGGCCGAGGCGCGTGATTTGTTGCGTCGGGCAAAGGCGGCGCACAACATCGGCGACTCCGAGCGCGCGGCGCTCTATGCGTACCAGGCCATCCAGCTCTTCACGACGGCGAAAAACCTGGCCGAGCGCGACGAGGCGGAGCGGCTCTTGCGGGTCGTCGACAAGGCGGCGGGCGAGAGCGAGGAGGAGCGGCGAAAGGCCGAGCTGGAGGCGCGGCTCAAAAACCTCGAAGAGCAAAGCAAGAGCTCACCCGAGGCAGCGCGGGCGATGCGGGCCATCGACCGGGCGCACGAGAAGCAATTGGCGGCGCTCGAAAAAGGCGCGACCGGGGGCTCCGCGGGTGTTTACTTCCAGCAGGGGCAGGCCTTGCTGGAGGTCGCCCTCGACGCCTTCGAGGTGAAATCGTACGCGGAGGCGGCGAATGCGGGCCAGTCCGCGGCGGCTTCGTTCGTGTCGGCGATCGGCAGCGTGACGGAAAAGGACAAGGAGGCGGCGGCGGCGCCCGGCGGCGAAACGCCCGTGGAGCCGAGGCGAGCGGAGGAGACGAATGCAACACGGGCGGGCACGGCGAACGTCGAGGCGCCCCGCGCCGCCCCGCCGCGTCCGCGTGCAGGCGGGACGCGCGCGGCCGCGCCGTCGATCGAGGAGCTCGCGGACAGGACGCTCGTCTCGCTGGAGCTGCGGCGCGCGGAGGCGCTCGGCGAGCAGAAGGATCAGCGATGCCCGGGGCCGTTCCGCGAGATGGACGCGATGCTCGTGCTGGCGCAGAAGCGGTTCCAGGTCGCCGATTACGAGCACGCGTACGAATATGCGCTGCGCGCCGACGAGCGGCTCCGTGCTTGTGACAAACTCGGGCTGGTCGCGGCTGCGATGCCGGCCGCAGCGACGCAGGCGGGCCAGAAGCGGGCGGAGGACGCGGAGGAGACAGCGCGCAAGAAGGCCGTCGTGGCGATTCAGAAGGCCCAGGTCGAGAGCGCGCGGGCGCAGGTCGCGAACCCGAACGATCCGGGGGTGTTGCAAGGCAATCTGCTGCTCTCGAATGCGGATGCCTGGCTCGGGCGAAGATCGTACGAGGAGGCGGAGGACTTCGCCAACCGCGCGCTCGCCGTGCTCTCCAAGGTGAAGGCGCCGGAGCCCGCGAAGGTCGCCGCGAAGCCCGCCGCGCCGGCCGCGTCGGCCGCATCGAAGCCCGCGCCCGCGCCTCCGAGCGCGACGCAACCCACGCAGCCGCAGCCGCCGCAGCCCACGCAGCCCCAGGCCCCCGTGTACGTCGTCCAATCGCCGCCGCCCGTGCCCCCGGCGCCGCCGGGGACGACGGTGCGGATCGTCGACGAAAGGTCGGCGGCGCGCGAAGAGCAATTCCTCGCGGCCCGCTTGCAGCAAATGGAGCAAGCGCTCGCGCAGATGCAGCAGCAGAAGCAAGGGCCGGTCGATGCGTCCTGGCGGCCGGCCTACGAGCGGGTGTTCCGGGCGCTCTCGCTGCGGGATCGGGCGAGGCTCCGGTCGCCGGACGCAAAGAAGCGCCTGGACGAGGCGGATGCGCTCCTCGCGCAATCCCGCGCGGCCTGGCAGGCGAAACGTCATGCCGACGCGATGCGCCTCGCCGACGACGCGTCCGCCCTTCTCGAACCCCTCGCGGAGGTGACGGCGGATCGGGGCAGCCCCGAGGAGCTCGAAGAGCGCACGAGGAAGGCCGACGCGCTCATTCGGGAGGCGAGCGTGGGGCAGCAGGTTTGCGAGAAAGAGGCGTGCGGCGACCGTGATCTCGCGGGGCATGCGAGCGCGAAGGAGCTGCTCGCCTCGGCGCGCCAGGCGTATGTCGACAGGCGCTTCGGGTATGCGATCGAGCTCGCGGGCAAGGCCAAGGAGCAATTCTCGGCCGCGCTGCAGAAGCCCCGGAAGGACGCGTCCGATCCGAAGATCGCAGCCGAGAAGCTCGAAGCCTTGCGGGAGGCGGCAGACAGCTCGCTCCGCGAGGCGAACATCACGAAGAAGATCTGCGAGACCCGCAATTGCCGCGCGATCGACGGCGAGGCGTGGATCCGCGCGACCGAATACATGGTCTCCGCGCAAGCGGCCTACGTCGACAAACGTTACGAGGTGGTGAAAGATCTCGCCGACAAGGCGGACAAGATCTTCAAGGACACGATCGCCAAGCAGCCGGAGTTCCTCCTGCCCGCCGGCGTGACGCGGGTGGCGCGCTTCGGGTCGCAGCTCCGATTGAATCCGCCCGTGAAGTTCTCGAAGGGGACGACGCTCACGCCCGCGAGCGAGGTCTCCCTCGACGAGCTCGCCAAGGTGCTGATCGAAAACAAGGCGGTGTACAAGCGGGTGTCGCTGATCGGGTTCACGGATGGCTGGGGCGCCGCCGCGACGAACAAGAAGCTCTCGGCCGACCGCGCCGCGGCCGTGCGCGACGCGCTCATCCAGCGCGGCGTGTCCGCGGAGCTCCTGAGCTCGGAGGGGCGGGGCGCGGAGAGCCCGATCGCGAACAACAACACCCCGCAGGGCCGCGAGGACAATCGACGGATCGAGATCCACATGGAGCTCGTCGAGGGCATCAAATGA
- a CDS encoding type VI secretion system Vgr family protein, which yields MADLITLESSALPENSRVATFRGVEGMSRPYEFEVMVVVEEADGEEIDLADGIGGKARLVIDRADDKLPPYIFAGILGSLEHLHSFGGRSLVRAVIVPRLWTLGLSRHSRNFTKKSVPEILQAILEDNGFTSEDFEIRLSGYAKEEHVCQYHESDLAFISRWMEREGIYYYFEHAENGEKLIICDAEGYPDEPLGAPVRYFPQTGMDRSAGPSFRTFRARHASLPAVVKLKDYDYAKPNLDVSGQANVSQHGTAEVTVHGARFFSPSDGKRLAQIRAEEMLAREVVFRATGTRSHLRSGHTFELDEHPKASFNKKYLAIEVHHHGNQAAGHTQWKELMEIEHDEVYFVEVDAIPADTQFRPECRTPWPRIFGVENAIIDGPADSEYAQIDDQGRYLVKFKYDESNLKQGNASTYVRMMQPHGGGIEGFHFPLRKGTEVVLTFLGGDPDRPVISGVVPNALTPSPVTSGNHTKNVIQTGGRNRLELEDLAGQQRVTLSTPYSNSYLRMGSPNDGHEIILRTDDNTLLDFGKNFDLDVGLMGGGNWTVDVATDWKSHIQGGMALGVGVGYGPAGAGCIGITANQSISMTANHGSYSLTVTEGPWTTRVPANTMTTTTKGDYTVTVTTNNTKFDTNGKTEILSKGLVKVESSNATMDLLSKGLMHIHGDAGVNVDTPQGMEIKATKDILIEANKVDVKSKSEWKWEVLGAEVSVKGSQSETYLGIKNENILGLQVESLVGGKIEGVLAAEIRFGATLSLVDKVAEFELKKGKIVKKEAELGSVSITLIQQSVTITQVGIFMLA from the coding sequence ATGGCGGACCTCATCACCCTGGAATCGAGCGCACTTCCCGAGAACAGTCGCGTCGCCACGTTTCGAGGCGTGGAGGGCATGTCGCGGCCCTACGAGTTCGAGGTCATGGTCGTGGTCGAGGAGGCCGACGGCGAGGAAATCGATCTCGCGGACGGCATCGGCGGCAAGGCGCGGCTCGTGATCGACCGCGCGGACGACAAGCTCCCGCCCTATATCTTTGCGGGGATCCTCGGCAGCCTGGAGCATCTGCACAGCTTCGGCGGCCGCTCGCTCGTCCGCGCCGTGATCGTGCCGCGTCTCTGGACGCTCGGGCTCTCGCGCCACTCGCGCAACTTCACGAAAAAGAGCGTGCCCGAGATCCTCCAGGCGATCCTCGAAGACAATGGCTTCACCTCGGAGGACTTCGAGATCCGGCTCTCGGGGTACGCCAAGGAAGAGCACGTCTGCCAGTACCACGAGAGCGATCTCGCGTTCATCTCGCGGTGGATGGAGCGCGAGGGCATTTATTATTATTTCGAGCACGCGGAGAACGGCGAGAAGCTCATCATCTGCGACGCGGAAGGCTACCCCGACGAGCCGCTGGGCGCGCCGGTGCGGTATTTCCCGCAGACGGGCATGGATCGCAGCGCGGGCCCCTCGTTCCGCACGTTCCGGGCGCGCCACGCCTCGCTGCCGGCCGTGGTCAAGCTGAAGGACTACGATTACGCCAAGCCGAACCTCGACGTGTCGGGGCAGGCGAACGTCTCGCAGCACGGAACGGCGGAGGTGACGGTCCACGGCGCCCGGTTCTTCTCGCCGAGCGACGGCAAGCGGCTCGCGCAGATCCGCGCCGAAGAGATGCTCGCGCGCGAGGTGGTCTTCCGGGCGACGGGGACGCGCTCGCACCTGCGGAGCGGCCATACCTTCGAGCTCGACGAGCACCCGAAGGCTTCGTTCAACAAGAAGTACCTGGCGATCGAGGTGCACCACCACGGCAACCAGGCCGCGGGGCATACGCAGTGGAAAGAGCTGATGGAGATCGAGCACGACGAGGTGTACTTCGTCGAGGTCGACGCGATTCCTGCCGACACGCAGTTCCGGCCTGAATGCCGCACGCCGTGGCCGCGCATCTTCGGCGTGGAGAACGCGATCATCGACGGCCCGGCCGACAGCGAGTACGCGCAGATCGACGATCAGGGGCGATACCTCGTCAAGTTCAAGTACGACGAGAGCAACCTGAAGCAGGGCAACGCCTCGACGTACGTGCGCATGATGCAGCCGCACGGCGGCGGCATCGAAGGGTTTCATTTCCCGCTGCGCAAGGGCACCGAGGTGGTGCTCACGTTCCTCGGCGGCGACCCGGATCGTCCGGTGATCAGCGGCGTCGTGCCGAACGCGCTCACGCCGAGCCCGGTGACGAGCGGCAACCATACGAAAAACGTCATTCAGACGGGCGGCAGGAACCGGCTCGAGCTCGAGGACCTCGCCGGGCAGCAGCGCGTGACGTTGTCGACGCCGTATTCGAATTCGTACCTGCGGATGGGCTCGCCGAACGACGGTCACGAGATCATCTTGAGGACCGACGACAACACGCTGCTCGACTTCGGGAAGAACTTCGACCTCGACGTGGGACTCATGGGCGGCGGGAACTGGACGGTCGACGTGGCGACCGACTGGAAATCGCACATCCAGGGCGGCATGGCGCTCGGCGTGGGCGTCGGGTATGGCCCGGCCGGGGCCGGATGCATCGGGATCACGGCGAACCAGAGCATCAGCATGACGGCGAACCACGGCAGCTACTCGCTCACCGTGACGGAAGGGCCGTGGACGACGCGCGTGCCCGCGAACACGATGACGACGACGACGAAGGGCGATTACACGGTCACCGTCACGACGAACAACACGAAGTTCGATACGAATGGCAAGACCGAGATCCTGAGCAAGGGGCTGGTCAAGGTCGAATCGAGCAACGCGACGATGGACCTCCTGAGCAAGGGGCTCATGCACATCCACGGAGACGCCGGCGTCAACGTGGATACGCCCCAGGGGATGGAGATCAAAGCCACGAAGGACATCCTGATCGAGGCCAACAAGGTCGACGTGAAGAGCAAGTCCGAGTGGAAATGGGAGGTGCTCGGCGCCGAGGTGAGCGTGAAGGGCTCGCAGTCGGAGACCTATCTCGGGATCAAGAACGAGAACATCCTCGGCCTGCAGGTGGAGTCGCTCGTGGGCGGCAAGATCGAGGGCGTCCTCGCCGCGGAGATCCGGTTCGGCGCGACGTTGTCGCTCGTCGACAAGGTCGCCGAGTTCGAGCTCAAGAAGGGCAAGATCGTCAAGAAAGAGGCCGAGCTCGGTTCGGTGAGCATCACGCTCATCCAGCAGAGCGTGACGATCACCCAGGTCGGCATTTTCATGCTCGCATGA